GGTCATCTCTCCCTCTAGGCATGCACTGGGTgaatgttttttgtgttttttttactcAAACCAAATAATGGTTGAAGTGACTTCAGTCCTCTGTATCTCTCACAGGTTCCCCTCTCCACTCCGTTCTCTGCTATTTACAGAGGCCCTTTGACCTGTGCCCTGGGAGTTGGAAGGAAAGATTGACATGAGGAATCACTTCAGAGAAATATCTTCCACATTTTAAAGCATAATCATGTGAAGACCCATTACTGGCTATGACACAGGACAAATACCTCTTTTATTCCATATCCTCCTCACTGAAAAGAAGTCAGTAGCTATTTGTCCATAGTATATAAtaaaacattcaaaagacaatcCTTGTCCAGGGACAGCTGCTGACCTAGGAGAAGGTTAGTAAGATTTCTGTATACACCTTTGAACAATGTTGGCCCAGATACTCAACAAAGATGACTAAGTCAGTGACTACCACATGTACAATCAGTGGCGTGCAGAGGGCATGTAACTGGCCAGATGAGAAGTGTACTGTGGGCAGAGGGATGGCTGTTCCTGTCAGATATACCTTTCATATTTCACTTGTATTCAGCCAGAGAAGGCTCTATTGATTAGGGCCATGTTAGGAGCTGAAGACATGAAAGTAACTGATGGAACAGGCAatgggagagggagaaaggagactTCCTACACTTACGGTCTAGAGTGAGAGTAGCTTGGAAAGGGGACCATAATCTGCAGGAGGGAAACACTGAGAGCATTATTTGAATTCTCTCTGTAGAAAGACAATGTAATACAGTAAAAAATCTTTTAGCCAGAAGCTTTAGTTAATTGAGGAATCCCTGACTCTGAAGTCATGTTTTGGAAGAGAAAGGTGAATCAACATTTACTCTTTTAGTCTTACTCTTTTAGCTTACCTTTTTTTAGGAGTTTattcttaactttttaaagaacatGTCTTGGAGGTCCCAAATTTACCTGTAGTCTTGGGCAATAGAACTAAATCTTAGACAATGAAGCTTAGTAATATTGGAGAAAAGACAATACAAATTAGAGTACCTTAATgcttcatttagaaaaaaaaacttgaattcTCAATTTGACCATACCATTTACATGTTCTTCAAATTCTGACATTATTGTAATTCTACATTACAGAAGTCTTGGTTTCTGCTTCTACAATATGGTGATAAATTCCTGTCTTTTCCACCTTTGTGGGAATCAAACAAAACATGCTTTTGAAAGTTAAAAAGTGCTACACAAATTTCGAAGTATTAATGTTGTTTAAACTATCACAGCCCCCATCCCCCAACCTTGGGCTCTCGGGTAGCCAACACTTTATTCATGTTCATTGCAGTGCTATAGTGTTACACTTACTGTATTGAGTGTCATTTCTCTCACTGCCGCAATATACTCTTGTAGTACCTTTTAACATTTGGTAGGTGCTCAAAAAGTACTTGCCGTATCAAATTGAATGTGCATGTTATTTCCAATCTGGGTGGACAGAATACCTTTTATTGCACAGAAATTATGGATGAAAGGCAGATTTGATTATTCATTCCATCTTGTGTCTTGTAGGAGGAAATAATTTCCTACCAGTCCCTAGTCTCAGAGTGGTGAACCCTGCAGTCTGCAGGCCTTCTGAAAAAATCCATGGGTGACAGAAGATTCATTGACTTTCAATTTCAAGATTTAAATTCAAGCCTCAGACCCAGGTTGGGTAATGCTACTGCCAATAATACTTGCATTGTTGATGATTCCTTCAAGTATAATCTGAATGGTGCTGTCTACAGTGTTGTATTCATCCTGGGTCTGATAACCAACAGTGCCTCTCTGTTTGTCTTCTGCTTCCGTATGAAAATGAGAAGTGAGACTGCTATTTTCATCACCAATCTGGCCCTTTCTGATTTGCTCTTTGTCTGCACGCtacctttcaaaatattttataatttcaaccGCCACTGGCCTTTTGGTGACACCCTCTGCAAGATCTCTGGGACTGCATTCCTTACCAACATCTATGGGAGCATGCTTTTTCTCACCTGTATTAGTGTGGATCGTTTTCTGGCTATTGTCTATCCCTTCCGATCACGTACCATTAGGACCAGGAAGAATTCTGCCATTGTGTGTGCTGGTGTTTGGATCCTAGTCCTCAGTGGTGGTATTTCAGCTTCTTTGTTCTCCACCACTAATGTCAACAATGCAACCACCACATGCTTTGAAGGCTTCTCCAAACATGTTTGGAAGATTTATTTGTCCAAGATCACCATATTTATTGAAGTAGTTGGGTTCATCATTCCTCTGATACTGAATGTCTCTTGCTCTTCTGTGGTGCTAAGAACCCTTCGCAAACCTGCTACTCTGTCTCAAATTGGAACCAATAAGAAAAAAGTGCTGAAGATGATCACAGTGCATATGGCAGTCTTTGTGGTATGCTTTGTTCCCTATAACTCTGTCCTCTTCCTGTATGCCCTGGTGCGCTCCCAAGCCATTACCAATTGCTTGTtagaaatatttgcaaagatCATGTACCCAATCACCTTGTGCCTTGCAACTCTGAACTGTTGCTTTGACCCTTTCATCTATTACTTTACCCTTGAGTCCTTTCAGAAGTCCTTCTACATCAATACCCCAATCAGGATGGAATCCCTATTTAAGACTGAAACACCTCTAACCATAAAGCCTTCCCTTCCAGCTATTCAAGAGGAGATTAGTGATCAAACAACCCATAATGGTGGTGAATTAATGCTAGAATCCACCTTCTAGGTACGAGTCTAGATACTGTCTTTGGGTCCAGATATAGTTTCTTCTATGATTTTTCCTATGCTCTGAGTAAGAAAAGATTTGAAGCTAATACTAAGAAGAGATTAATGTGTTGAATACAGTCAGATACATTTATTTGAATGTTTATTGTACATATGCTGTTTTGTTCAATAATTATAGGTCAGGACTAATTACAGCAACCAAAAGGGATTGCCAAACATTTACTGGGTTGGAATTTCATTGTATCACATTATGTAAGTGGCCAGTGGCCTCGACTTTAGTGATATGGAGATTACTTTAAAGATTTTGAAAAGGTATTTCCTTTCTGATAATATTGGGTAATTAGGTTGGGCCTGTAAGTATAGAGCAAAttcagggattttctttttttaaacctttatGTGTTGCTACTGATATATGctaatattcttttttcttttttgaattgtcATCAAGTTTATTTTAGCACAAGAACACATTTAAGcctaaaattattaatgagaagTGTATCAAATTTAAAAGAGCTGGCAAAATTTATTGTATGTACTTTGGAAGCAGAAACATAAATTCTGTTTGTACGAATatgggtgggaagaaagaaaactatTAACACATTTGCAGCACCAGTAgtgtcagtttttaaaaactttcttcctttttttgcacTACATTAAGACTTCCTTATGAAACTTCAAACCCAAAATGCTGCTAAATGTGTACCAAAGACAGatgcaaaatgaaaaatcacataaaacaaatGTCTCTAAGAAAATTAGCAATAGTGACattttttcttagaatttccaGCCATCTTCTCTTTGAGAGACTGATTTCTATAAAAAAGTCTCCATACGAaattttggagcacatgacagcCAGAAATTTGCTGCATTTGTGTCCAGGTCAGGagcaaattgaaaaaaattaacaacaataataataataataataataataaactttcTTAAAACTTGCATTAATAATTTTTTGGGAGGGTGAGTAGAGATCTGCAACTTTAGATTACTTATTCTTTCATATTAAAGTTTGGAGCATAGTGTAGCCAGGTAGTTGCTGAATTTGTGTCTAGGTTGGGAgcatattgaaaaaaatacataatccaAACCAAACCaatacatataaataaacaaaaaacacccAGAAGAACTAGAAAACAAGAACAACACAAAAATTTCTAATACttgctttaatattttatttattttttgaagttctgtaatttttaaataccatataatttgtATGAACCTTTGAAGTACAATACAGATAGAAATCTGCTAAATTTGTGTCTAGGTCAGGGCTgaattggaaaaacaaaacaaaacaaaagaactcctcacaaaataaaacaaaaaacgcacacaaaaatacagaacattttttTGAGCATTTGCAAATCTTGCAAAATGCTATAAGTTTCATATAATGCTTTGAATTAAAATACATCTAGGAAGCTACTAACCTGGCATCTAGTTCAGGAGCAATtaaattcaatatttaaaaatacaaaaaagaagagaaaacattttttataaccctcttaaataaaaaagcaacaa
This DNA window, taken from Manis pentadactyla isolate mManPen7 chromosome X, mManPen7.hap1, whole genome shotgun sequence, encodes the following:
- the LPAR4 gene encoding lysophosphatidic acid receptor 4, whose amino-acid sequence is MGDRRFIDFQFQDLNSSLRPRLGNATANNTCIVDDSFKYNLNGAVYSVVFILGLITNSASLFVFCFRMKMRSETAIFITNLALSDLLFVCTLPFKIFYNFNRHWPFGDTLCKISGTAFLTNIYGSMLFLTCISVDRFLAIVYPFRSRTIRTRKNSAIVCAGVWILVLSGGISASLFSTTNVNNATTTCFEGFSKHVWKIYLSKITIFIEVVGFIIPLILNVSCSSVVLRTLRKPATLSQIGTNKKKVLKMITVHMAVFVVCFVPYNSVLFLYALVRSQAITNCLLEIFAKIMYPITLCLATLNCCFDPFIYYFTLESFQKSFYINTPIRMESLFKTETPLTIKPSLPAIQEEISDQTTHNGGELMLESTF